The following are encoded together in the Candidatus Tumulicola sp. genome:
- the gcvT gene encoding glycine cleavage system aminomethyltransferase GcvT: MTSDTSLRQTALHDRHLAGAARMVPYAGFSMPVQYAGILQEHAAVRHRAGLFDLSHMGQFELTGDAVAEWADGLCTNAVATMKPWQARYNIFCNERGGAHDDTIFYRLDGRWLLVVNGANVDKMWDLLNDALPANGIELQSFHGKRALIAIQGPKSVEMLASHVPVDIGALKYYFCTETTVDGVPALLARTGYTGEDGFELFVDGDAASGLWKNLLDRHSGEGLEACGLGSRDVLRLEAGMPLYGHELTEEITPIQAGQSWAVKLNKSFTGRDALEAQVAAGDYSRIAGLIMTGPVPAREGYAVQHGGQNAGDIRSGSRAPSVENKNVATALLDPGAAALGTELEVEIRGKSHPATVVPLPFYKRSQPSK, translated from the coding sequence ATGACCAGCGACACTTCGTTGCGGCAAACCGCACTGCACGATCGCCATCTCGCCGGTGCGGCGCGGATGGTGCCGTACGCGGGGTTCTCGATGCCGGTGCAGTACGCCGGCATTTTGCAGGAGCACGCCGCCGTGCGCCATCGGGCCGGCTTATTCGATCTTTCGCACATGGGGCAATTCGAACTGACCGGTGATGCGGTCGCCGAATGGGCCGACGGCTTGTGCACCAACGCCGTCGCCACCATGAAACCGTGGCAAGCGCGCTACAACATCTTTTGTAACGAACGCGGCGGCGCGCACGACGACACGATTTTTTACCGGCTCGACGGCCGCTGGTTGTTGGTCGTCAACGGCGCTAACGTGGACAAGATGTGGGATCTGCTGAACGACGCGTTGCCGGCAAACGGCATCGAATTGCAAAGCTTTCACGGGAAGCGCGCGCTCATCGCGATTCAAGGGCCGAAGTCGGTCGAGATGCTGGCGAGTCACGTGCCGGTGGACATCGGTGCGCTCAAATACTACTTTTGCACCGAAACGACGGTCGACGGCGTGCCCGCTCTTCTCGCCCGCACCGGTTACACCGGCGAAGACGGTTTCGAACTGTTCGTCGACGGCGATGCGGCCTCCGGACTATGGAAAAACCTGCTGGATCGCCATTCCGGCGAGGGCCTCGAGGCGTGCGGTCTGGGCTCGCGCGACGTGCTGCGCTTGGAAGCCGGCATGCCGTTATACGGCCACGAGCTAACCGAAGAGATCACGCCGATTCAGGCCGGGCAAAGCTGGGCAGTTAAATTGAATAAGTCGTTCACGGGTCGCGACGCGCTCGAAGCGCAGGTCGCGGCCGGCGACTATTCGCGCATCGCGGGCTTGATCATGACCGGTCCCGTGCCGGCGCGCGAAGGTTACGCCGTGCAGCATGGTGGTCAAAACGCGGGCGACATTCGCAGCGGTTCGCGCGCTCCGTCGGTCGAAAACAAGAACGTTGCGACGGCGTTGCTCGATCCCGGCGCAGCCGCGCTCGGGACCGAACTCGAGGTCGAAATTCGCGGTAAGTCGCATCCGGCGACCGTCGTTCCGCTTCCATTTTACAAGCGCAGTCAGCCAAGCAAATAG
- the gcvH gene encoding glycine cleavage system protein GcvH codes for MGRPEELLYSKEHEWVRVEGDTATIGITDYAADSMGDVVYVELPKVGAGVKQFGTAGVVESVKAVSDLYAPVAGEVVEINDTLENDPAAVNKDPFGSGWLFKVKLEGGTPPEGLLDAGEYERLTA; via the coding sequence GTGGGCCGGCCAGAAGAGCTGTTGTACAGCAAAGAGCACGAGTGGGTGCGCGTCGAAGGCGACACGGCAACCATCGGCATTACCGATTACGCCGCGGATTCGATGGGAGACGTCGTCTACGTCGAGCTTCCGAAGGTCGGCGCGGGCGTCAAACAATTTGGAACCGCAGGCGTGGTGGAATCGGTCAAGGCCGTTTCGGACTTGTACGCTCCGGTCGCGGGAGAGGTCGTCGAGATCAACGATACGTTGGAAAACGATCCCGCCGCCGTCAACAAAGATCCGTTTGGAAGCGGCTGGCTTTTCAAAGTGAAGCTCGAAGGCGGAACGCCTCCCGAAGGTCTGCTCGATGCCGGCGAGTACGAGCGGCTTACGGCCTAG
- a CDS encoding ABC transporter ATP-binding protein produces MIVELRDVDKSYGPIRALNGLSFGVDPGEIVGILGPNGAGKTTAIDILLGLRRPDRGIAKLFGEPPTKAAARRHAGVTPQESGFPDALTVEEILRFTAVHYSRPRSIDQTLEDFNLSDLRGRRAGSLSVGQARRLALALAFVGDTELVVLDEPTAGLDVESRHRLWEFVRRNRDGRAILFSTHYLEEAEAAATRIVVIDGGRLRFDGDPLALRTKFGLRRVRYVGAPLDAMHDALVTSDVDGRTTVLTADSDAYVRALVRGGYEFSQLEVTAPSLEEAFLALTREQQ; encoded by the coding sequence ATGATTGTCGAGCTACGCGACGTCGACAAGTCCTACGGACCGATTCGCGCCCTAAACGGCTTGTCTTTCGGCGTCGATCCCGGTGAGATCGTTGGCATTTTGGGACCCAACGGCGCGGGGAAGACGACGGCGATCGACATCCTGCTCGGACTACGACGCCCCGACCGCGGGATTGCCAAGCTCTTTGGCGAGCCGCCGACAAAGGCTGCAGCGCGGCGCCACGCCGGGGTTACCCCCCAAGAGAGCGGCTTTCCGGATGCACTTACAGTCGAAGAGATCCTGCGCTTTACGGCAGTGCACTATAGCCGGCCGCGCTCGATCGACCAGACGCTCGAGGATTTCAATTTAAGCGATTTGCGCGGACGCCGGGCGGGATCGTTGTCGGTGGGGCAAGCTCGGCGGCTAGCTTTGGCGCTGGCCTTCGTGGGCGACACCGAGCTGGTGGTGTTGGACGAGCCGACGGCCGGACTCGATGTCGAATCGCGTCACCGCTTGTGGGAGTTCGTCCGTCGCAACCGCGATGGCCGGGCGATTCTCTTTTCGACCCACTATTTAGAAGAAGCCGAAGCCGCCGCGACGCGCATCGTGGTCATCGATGGGGGAAGGCTTCGTTTCGACGGCGACCCCCTCGCGTTGCGCACGAAGTTTGGCTTGCGGCGAGTCCGCTACGTCGGCGCGCCGCTCGACGCGATGCACGACGCGCTAGTGACCAGCGATGTAGACGGGCGTACGACAGTGCTGACGGCCGATAGCGATGCGTACGTCCGTGCGTTGGTCCGCGGCGGATACGAGTTCTCACAACTTGAGGTGACCGCGCCATCGTTGGAAGAAGCGTTTCTCGCTCTGACGCGAGAGCAGCAATGA
- the gcvPA gene encoding aminomethyl-transferring glycine dehydrogenase subunit GcvPA: MYAPHTDADVEAMLAVVGVGSLEELMRVPEAIALRDPLDIVPSLPEYQLARRFDRIAERNDGVGFRSFLGGGAYRHYAPPAISALVMRGEFLTAYTPYQAEVSQGYLQAIYEWQSYICLLTGMDVSNASVYDGATALAESTIMAINATGRRKVLVSRAVHPNYRAVLQTYCDGLDVEVDEVGYAADGTTDLAALEAAVASNQYAAIAIQSPNFFGSVDALPKKTADAVRASETVIIAVVAEALSLAALTPPSEWGANIVAGEAQSFGVPVAYGGPYVGFIAATKEHLRRIPGRLAGKSVDDSGRTAYVLTLQAREQHIRRERATSNICTNQAHCALIATIYLALMGRSGLRDVASLNCKRSREAATALSSIDGIDLRFNAPFFNEFVVDFHRPAAGVLDALARREILGGIDLGRYYTELRTCALVTATELTTSGDIAALATALEEEARGRAVV; encoded by the coding sequence GTGTACGCTCCACATACGGACGCCGACGTCGAGGCGATGCTCGCCGTCGTCGGTGTTGGTTCGCTCGAAGAGTTGATGCGCGTACCCGAAGCCATCGCGTTGCGCGATCCGCTCGATATCGTTCCGTCGCTGCCGGAATATCAGCTCGCCCGCCGTTTCGATCGCATCGCCGAGCGCAACGACGGCGTCGGCTTTCGCTCGTTTCTGGGCGGCGGCGCGTACCGTCATTACGCACCGCCTGCGATTTCCGCGCTGGTCATGCGCGGCGAGTTTCTTACGGCCTACACGCCCTATCAGGCGGAAGTGTCGCAAGGCTACTTGCAAGCGATCTACGAGTGGCAGAGCTACATCTGCTTGCTCACCGGGATGGACGTCTCGAACGCATCCGTATACGACGGGGCGACGGCGTTGGCCGAAAGCACGATCATGGCGATCAACGCGACCGGGCGGCGCAAAGTGCTCGTGTCGCGGGCCGTGCATCCAAATTATCGCGCGGTTCTACAAACGTATTGCGACGGTCTCGACGTCGAGGTCGATGAAGTCGGTTACGCCGCAGACGGGACGACCGATCTCGCCGCACTCGAAGCCGCCGTAGCGAGCAACCAATACGCGGCCATCGCGATCCAGTCCCCGAATTTCTTTGGTAGCGTCGACGCACTACCGAAAAAAACTGCCGATGCGGTGCGCGCATCCGAAACAGTCATCATCGCCGTGGTCGCCGAGGCATTGTCGCTGGCGGCACTCACGCCACCCTCGGAATGGGGCGCGAACATCGTCGCTGGCGAGGCACAAAGCTTCGGCGTGCCGGTTGCCTACGGCGGACCGTACGTCGGCTTTATCGCGGCCACCAAAGAACATTTACGCCGCATTCCCGGACGTTTGGCAGGCAAGAGCGTCGACGATTCGGGACGCACCGCCTACGTGTTGACGTTGCAGGCGCGCGAGCAGCATATCCGGCGCGAACGCGCCACCTCCAACATCTGCACTAACCAAGCACACTGCGCCCTCATCGCAACGATCTACCTCGCGTTGATGGGCCGGTCCGGATTGCGCGACGTCGCATCGCTCAACTGTAAGCGCTCGCGCGAAGCCGCGACCGCCCTGTCGAGCATCGACGGGATCGACTTGCGCTTCAACGCGCCGTTCTTCAACGAGTTCGTTGTCGATTTCCACCGGCCCGCGGCCGGCGTGCTCGACGCGTTAGCGCGTCGTGAGATCCTGGGCGGAATCGACTTGGGCCGGTATTATACAGAGTTGCGCACTTGCGCACTCGTCACAGCGACCGAACTCACCACCAGCGGCGACATCGCGGCGCTCGCAACCGCACTCGAGGAGGAAGCGCGTGGCCGCGCCGTCGTCTGA
- a CDS encoding ABC transporter permease produces the protein MSATRIAWAHARIAILDLIRSPGYVVPTVVFPAMFFAIFALPAARHDSQTAAYVTLSFMAWAIVGVTLYQFGVGIAADRGRPWERFLRVLPAGTLVRLFARIVCALAFGALAAGCVAILALAATPLHLPAAAWLAAGTFCLLAGVPFVLIGTAIGYWCAARAAVPIATASNLLLAYAGGLWMSPSELPGVVRTISPFLPTRQFGELLWSVVTPGNRLWPALGLCAYAAIFGALTIAGYRRDEHRRYA, from the coding sequence ATGAGCGCGACTCGTATCGCGTGGGCCCACGCCCGTATCGCAATTCTGGATCTCATACGCTCGCCCGGGTACGTCGTTCCGACCGTGGTTTTTCCGGCGATGTTTTTCGCGATATTCGCGCTTCCGGCCGCCCGGCACGATTCGCAAACCGCCGCATACGTAACATTGTCGTTTATGGCGTGGGCGATCGTCGGCGTGACGCTCTATCAGTTCGGCGTCGGTATAGCGGCCGATCGCGGACGGCCGTGGGAGCGCTTCTTGCGCGTTCTGCCGGCGGGCACGCTGGTTCGCCTGTTCGCGCGCATCGTGTGCGCGCTCGCGTTCGGTGCGCTGGCTGCGGGCTGCGTTGCTATCCTGGCTCTGGCGGCGACGCCGCTGCATTTGCCGGCGGCCGCGTGGCTTGCAGCCGGGACGTTCTGTCTGCTGGCCGGCGTGCCGTTCGTGTTGATCGGCACGGCAATCGGCTATTGGTGCGCCGCGCGCGCTGCCGTTCCGATCGCTACGGCCAGCAATCTCTTGCTTGCGTACGCCGGCGGTTTGTGGATGTCGCCAAGCGAGTTGCCGGGCGTGGTGCGAACGATATCGCCGTTTCTTCCGACGCGTCAGTTCGGCGAGCTGTTATGGAGCGTCGTAACGCCGGGAAACCGGTTATGGCCGGCGCTTGGATTGTGCGCCTACGCCGCGATCTTTGGGGCGTTGACGATCGCCGGCTATCGCCGTGACGAACACCGGCGTTACGCGTAA
- the rplU gene encoding 50S ribosomal protein L21, with the protein MYAIIETGGKQFKVAEGDVIRCDMPAGADGNDVKFDRVILAGAGADVKIGSPVLDGASVSGTVLRQSKDKKILVFRYKPKKRVRKLNGHRQPFAEIRIDKISLP; encoded by the coding sequence ATGTACGCGATCATCGAGACCGGCGGCAAGCAATTTAAAGTCGCCGAAGGCGACGTTATCCGCTGCGATATGCCTGCCGGAGCCGACGGCAACGACGTCAAGTTCGACCGGGTCATTCTGGCCGGTGCCGGCGCCGACGTCAAGATCGGCAGCCCAGTGCTGGACGGCGCAAGCGTCAGCGGCACCGTGCTCCGCCAGTCCAAAGACAAGAAGATTCTGGTTTTCCGCTATAAGCCGAAGAAGCGCGTGCGCAAGCTCAACGGCCACCGCCAGCCCTTCGCGGAAATCCGGATCGACAAAATCTCGCTGCCGTAA
- the sufB gene encoding Fe-S cluster assembly protein SufB — protein sequence MVTQLETPVSPENIGEDYRHGFHDQENYVFKSDKGLTREIVARISAMKDEPQWMLEFRLRAYELFLSKPMPAWGDTARLNEIDFADIHYFVRSTDRTERSWDDVPDDIKRTFDRLGIPEAERKFLSGVSAQYESEVVYHNTSKALDEQGVLFCDMDTAVKKYPDIVRKYLATIIPQGDNKFSALNSAVWSGGSFIYVPPGVEVAMPLQAYFRINAENMGQFERTLIIADKGSKVHYIEGCTAPKFSTSSLHSAVVELVAMEDASIRYTTIQNWYRNIFNLVTKRAFAHKNATVEWVDGNLGSRLTMKYPAIYLMGEGARGEILSMAFAGDGQHQDAGAKVIHAAPNTTSVVTNKSVSAHGGKTTYRGLVEIYPGATGAKTRVRCDALIMDDHSSSDTKPTMKIHEQRSTVEHEASVSKIGEEQLFYAMSRGLSEADATAMIVNGFFDFFVKELPMEYAVELNRLVKMEMEGAVG from the coding sequence ATGGTGACACAACTCGAGACCCCGGTTTCCCCCGAAAATATCGGCGAAGACTACCGCCATGGGTTTCACGATCAGGAAAACTACGTCTTCAAATCCGACAAAGGCCTGACGCGAGAGATCGTCGCGCGCATCAGCGCCATGAAGGACGAGCCGCAATGGATGCTCGAGTTTCGCCTGCGCGCCTACGAACTGTTTTTGAGCAAGCCGATGCCGGCCTGGGGCGACACCGCCCGGCTGAATGAGATCGACTTCGCCGACATCCATTATTTCGTGCGCTCGACCGACCGAACCGAACGGTCCTGGGACGACGTCCCGGACGACATCAAGCGAACGTTCGATCGCTTAGGCATTCCGGAAGCGGAGCGTAAGTTTCTATCCGGCGTCTCGGCCCAGTACGAGTCCGAAGTCGTCTATCACAACACGAGCAAGGCGCTCGACGAGCAGGGCGTGCTGTTTTGCGACATGGACACGGCGGTCAAGAAGTATCCGGATATCGTCCGTAAGTATCTCGCAACCATCATTCCGCAGGGCGACAACAAGTTCTCTGCGCTCAACTCGGCCGTCTGGTCGGGCGGGTCGTTTATCTACGTGCCGCCGGGCGTCGAAGTCGCCATGCCGCTGCAGGCCTACTTCCGGATCAACGCCGAGAACATGGGCCAATTCGAACGGACCCTGATCATCGCCGACAAGGGTTCCAAAGTGCACTACATCGAGGGCTGCACGGCGCCGAAGTTTTCAACCTCGTCGCTGCATTCGGCGGTGGTAGAACTGGTCGCGATGGAAGATGCGTCGATCCGCTACACGACGATCCAAAATTGGTATCGCAACATCTTCAATCTCGTCACCAAGCGCGCGTTCGCGCACAAGAATGCGACGGTCGAATGGGTCGACGGCAACCTCGGCTCGCGGCTGACGATGAAGTACCCGGCTATCTACTTGATGGGCGAAGGCGCGCGCGGTGAAATTCTGTCGATGGCGTTTGCCGGCGACGGGCAGCATCAAGACGCGGGCGCGAAAGTGATTCACGCCGCACCCAACACGACGTCGGTCGTCACCAACAAGAGCGTGAGCGCGCATGGCGGCAAGACCACCTACCGCGGATTGGTCGAGATCTATCCGGGCGCGACCGGTGCGAAAACGCGCGTGCGCTGCGACGCCCTGATCATGGACGACCATTCGTCCAGCGACACCAAGCCGACGATGAAAATTCACGAACAGCGTTCGACCGTCGAACACGAAGCTAGCGTCAGTAAAATCGGCGAAGAGCAGTTGTTTTATGCGATGAGCCGCGGGCTCTCCGAGGCCGACGCGACCGCGATGATCGTCAACGGATTCTTCGACTTCTTCGTCAAGGAATTGCCGATGGAATATGCGGTCGAGCTAAACCGGCTCGTCAAGATGGAAATGGAAGGCGCCGTCGGCTAA
- a CDS encoding SpoIIE family protein phosphatase — protein MSSDPTYFQRIVFESSDCVKILDAGARLVSINENGRTALCIKNFADVAGADWRMFWTGEHRLAADDAIETARGGGVGHFVGRYDVEGRERWWDVTVSSMPGEEWPERMLVISRDVTAFRLLEAHEDRRHVQIEKRLRAIDAASTLLSSSLDFQVTLSAIADIAVDTFATLCAIQAVDEFEKRQVVVRSRRPDAGAATDALRAALDARSHDDDWLSIDRTSPLFAGTLGDLDIATTLTVPIVHNGVASGALTLFVDEADRQAGSAALFDTTDRLFAEELGRRAGVALANARSFGRERTIAVRMQESALPNVLPRIDHLHLSAAYRPSSSESTIGGDWFDAFELSNGHVALSIGDVGGHGLAAALIMTKIRQAMRVAALLDPSVGSMLRIADQTLRMDNDDVFATAISAIYDPVAHRMEIASAGHPGPLVRYPDGRVEEVASSAPLLGLGDSFTTSRTIETAAGTLVVFFTDGLIEFDRNIDAGFARLESALADLGDDTAPDLAQRILDRVIGRRPIPDDVAVLTAYIAPVPATA, from the coding sequence ATGAGTTCGGACCCGACGTACTTCCAGCGGATCGTTTTCGAGAGCTCCGATTGCGTCAAGATTTTGGACGCCGGCGCGCGGCTCGTTTCGATCAACGAAAACGGCCGGACCGCGCTTTGTATCAAAAACTTCGCCGATGTTGCCGGTGCCGATTGGCGGATGTTCTGGACGGGCGAACACCGCTTAGCCGCCGACGACGCGATCGAAACTGCGCGCGGCGGCGGAGTCGGGCACTTCGTCGGCCGTTACGATGTCGAAGGCCGCGAACGGTGGTGGGACGTTACCGTCTCCTCGATGCCGGGCGAAGAGTGGCCGGAGCGGATGCTCGTAATCTCGCGCGACGTCACCGCGTTTCGCCTGCTCGAGGCGCACGAAGATCGCCGGCACGTTCAGATTGAAAAGCGGTTACGAGCGATCGACGCGGCGTCGACGCTGCTTTCGTCGTCGCTCGATTTTCAGGTGACGCTCTCGGCCATTGCGGATATCGCCGTCGACACGTTCGCGACGTTGTGCGCGATCCAGGCCGTCGACGAATTCGAAAAGCGCCAAGTCGTCGTCCGCTCTCGCCGGCCGGATGCCGGCGCGGCCACCGATGCACTACGCGCCGCACTGGATGCGAGGAGCCACGATGACGATTGGCTTTCGATCGATCGAACGTCGCCGCTCTTTGCCGGGACGCTCGGCGACTTGGACATCGCAACGACGCTAACCGTACCGATCGTCCACAACGGTGTCGCGAGCGGTGCGCTCACGCTCTTCGTCGACGAAGCGGATCGCCAGGCCGGATCGGCAGCGCTTTTCGACACGACGGATCGCCTGTTCGCAGAAGAACTTGGGCGGCGTGCCGGAGTGGCACTTGCCAACGCGCGATCCTTCGGACGAGAGCGTACCATCGCCGTCCGCATGCAAGAGTCGGCGTTGCCAAACGTCCTGCCTCGCATCGACCACCTGCATCTCAGTGCGGCGTACCGGCCGTCGAGTTCGGAATCGACCATCGGCGGCGATTGGTTCGACGCATTCGAGCTGTCGAACGGCCACGTCGCTCTGTCGATCGGCGACGTCGGCGGCCACGGCCTTGCGGCAGCCCTGATCATGACGAAGATTCGCCAAGCGATGCGGGTCGCAGCCTTGCTGGACCCGTCGGTTGGCTCGATGTTGCGTATCGCCGACCAAACGCTGCGCATGGATAACGACGACGTGTTCGCGACCGCCATCAGCGCGATCTACGATCCGGTCGCGCACCGCATGGAAATCGCCTCCGCGGGCCATCCAGGCCCGCTCGTGCGCTATCCCGACGGACGCGTCGAAGAGGTCGCCTCCTCCGCTCCGCTACTAGGTCTGGGGGACAGCTTTACAACCTCTCGGACGATCGAAACGGCAGCCGGTACGCTGGTCGTTTTCTTCACCGACGGGTTGATCGAGTTCGACCGGAACATCGACGCCGGATTCGCGCGCCTAGAATCGGCGCTCGCGGACCTCGGTGACGACACCGCACCAGATTTGGCACAGCGGATTCTGGACCGCGTGATCGGGCGGCGGCCCATCCCGGACGATGTCGCCGTTTTGACCGCGTATATCGCACCCGTACCTGCCACGGCCTGA
- a CDS encoding ribosomal-processing cysteine protease Prp, with product MLEVSFLRDDRGRLAAVRAFGHADFAVAGEDVVCAGVSAILQAARLGLEEHAKIPLEATQQSGELEMAWPAGVRDDPAVVAIVETAELAVRQIAEQFPQHVHIVHARRGGATTRPNAGK from the coding sequence ATGCTCGAGGTTTCCTTTTTACGCGACGACCGCGGCCGACTGGCCGCGGTTCGTGCTTTTGGGCATGCCGATTTTGCGGTGGCGGGCGAGGACGTGGTCTGCGCCGGCGTTTCGGCGATCCTCCAGGCCGCCCGGCTCGGACTCGAGGAGCACGCCAAGATACCGCTCGAGGCGACACAGCAATCCGGCGAGCTGGAAATGGCTTGGCCGGCGGGCGTGCGCGACGATCCGGCGGTGGTGGCCATCGTCGAAACGGCCGAGTTAGCGGTGCGCCAGATCGCCGAACAGTTTCCCCAGCACGTCCATATCGTGCACGCCCGACGGGGCGGTGCAACAACCCGGCCGAATGCGGGTAAGTAG
- a CDS encoding non-heme iron oxygenase ferredoxin subunit, which yields MRSVANVADIAPGTTRRVVVDGQEILICNVDGNFFAIEDVCSHDGAPLDQGKLDGKCIVCPRHGATFDVRTGEALTLPAVIPLSTYAVELKDGEILVG from the coding sequence GTGCGGTCCGTCGCTAACGTTGCCGACATCGCGCCCGGCACGACCAGACGCGTCGTCGTAGACGGTCAAGAAATCCTTATCTGCAACGTCGATGGCAATTTCTTTGCGATCGAAGACGTCTGCTCGCACGATGGCGCTCCGCTCGATCAAGGCAAGCTGGATGGGAAATGCATCGTGTGCCCCCGGCATGGTGCAACCTTCGACGTTCGAACGGGCGAAGCGTTAACGCTTCCCGCGGTCATACCGCTCTCCACGTATGCCGTCGAATTGAAAGACGGCGAAATACTCGTCGGATGA
- the speD gene encoding adenosylmethionine decarboxylase, which translates to MKALGRHIVCEFSGCDPRVLSDIDDIAAMMVAAAKAANATIMESAFHRFEPQGVSGTVILAESHLSVHTWPEKGYAAMDFYTCGDHTDPWLACEHAARVLSARSVLTTEFKRGIEKSDGEFTHVVGRDHDLRVLSAS; encoded by the coding sequence TTGAAGGCACTCGGTAGGCACATTGTGTGCGAGTTTTCGGGTTGCGACCCGCGCGTTCTGTCCGACATCGACGATATCGCTGCCATGATGGTTGCGGCGGCAAAGGCCGCTAACGCTACTATTATGGAGAGCGCCTTCCATCGTTTCGAGCCGCAAGGCGTTTCCGGAACGGTGATCCTGGCCGAATCACATCTATCGGTCCACACCTGGCCCGAGAAGGGCTATGCCGCGATGGATTTTTATACATGCGGCGATCATACCGACCCTTGGCTTGCTTGCGAACACGCAGCTCGAGTTCTCAGTGCGCGCAGCGTATTGACGACCGAGTTCAAGCGCGGGATCGAGAAGAGCGACGGAGAGTTCACCCACGTGGTCGGCCGCGATCACGATTTACGCGTCTTATCGGCGTCGTAA
- a CDS encoding PaaI family thioesterase, with product MAIDFNRAPFAWEKERGNFVALLDLKLEKVEHGRAVMRMPFRPEITNGSGGVHGGAIVSLCDTVFYVALASIFGRDQDTTTVSLQCNFLAPARPPHDLLAEARVLKAGRRIVYGEVYVRSGEKIVAHATLNFLNTNPQEKPQRPVEEAAK from the coding sequence ATGGCCATCGACTTTAACCGGGCTCCGTTCGCATGGGAGAAAGAGCGCGGAAATTTCGTCGCGCTGCTCGATCTGAAGCTAGAAAAGGTGGAGCACGGACGTGCCGTGATGCGCATGCCGTTCCGGCCGGAAATCACCAACGGAAGCGGCGGCGTCCACGGCGGAGCGATCGTAAGCTTGTGCGATACCGTGTTTTACGTCGCGCTCGCATCGATCTTTGGGCGCGATCAAGATACGACGACGGTCTCTCTGCAGTGTAACTTTCTCGCGCCGGCGCGTCCGCCGCACGATTTGTTGGCCGAAGCCCGCGTGCTCAAGGCCGGGCGGCGCATCGTCTATGGCGAAGTCTACGTTCGCAGCGGCGAGAAAATCGTCGCGCACGCCACGCTCAATTTCTTGAATACGAACCCGCAAGAGAAGCCCCAACGACCGGTCGAGGAGGCCGCAAAATGA